One part of the Entelurus aequoreus isolate RoL-2023_Sb linkage group LG05, RoL_Eaeq_v1.1, whole genome shotgun sequence genome encodes these proteins:
- the dtx2 gene encoding probable E3 ubiquitin-protein ligase DTX2 isoform X2, with protein MSVKRPTVREGSSKEGRRHTGKTRSVRRSLFAQSSGLGSGVYWEWANDEGAWTPYETRTSILLEHSYQARQGTADLGPHGYNYIVDLTSLTQVNKSSGFRRQVRRQCNLPYPLASFGPPAIPSGPAAVPSTGSACSCQQCLNHSGTGPMPSRTRHSFSSGSLNRPTLQGPGRAMAAHPTSVYSPYPRRPLSVGGMSWGTPWPPPPSASHLAAPHLGSSSSANGLSVPSIPVQLNGSTSVSSALAGMASILMSAVGLGVHFTTTAPLPQPPPPLPPPHQHLPLPAQQHPQQFSLPPLPVPFPPASRPSKPPSSSSSSSSSVRRAKRQHRRASAQRAEEVIRRYMEVVPGVPDEDCIICMDQLSNPSGYETPAPTEEGGQSIPPDAVGKFIKCGHTLHMLCMLAMYNNGTKDGSLQCPSCKTIYGEKTGTQPLKGKMEIYSIAQALPGHRDCGTIQIIYSIPPGIQGPEHPNPGQPFTCRGFPRFCFLPDSDKGRKVLELLKVAWMRRLIFTVGTSSTTGEPDTVVWNGIHHKTEMMSNLSGHGYPDPNYLDNVLSELASQGVTEDCLGSSS; from the exons ATGTCAGTCAAACGTCCGACTGTTCGTGAAGGCAGCAGTAAAGAAGGACGAAGGCACACTG GAAAAACCAGGTCAGTCCGACGCTCCCTGTTTGCACAGTCCTCAGGTCTGGGCAGTGGTGTCTATTGGGAATGGGCCAACGATGAAGGCGCGTGGACCCCCTACGAAACTCGCACCTCCATCCTCCTGGAGCACAGCTACCAGGCCCGACAAGGCACGGCCGACCTGGGCCCGCACGGCTACAACTACATCGTGGATCTCACCTCACTCACTCAAGTGAACAAGTCGTCGGGTTTCAGGCGGCAGGTGCGGAGGCAGTGCAACCTGCCCTACCCGCTGGCCTCCTTCGGACCCCCGGCCATCCCCTCTGGACCCGCGGCCGTCCCTTCGACCGGCTCCGCCTGCTCCTGCCAGCAGTGTCTGAACCACAGCGGCACAGGACCCATGCCCAGCCGTACACGGCATTCCTTCTCGTCGGGCAGCCTGAACCGACCCACACTTCAGGGACCCGGGAGGGCGATGGCCGCTCACCCGACTTCAGTGTACTCGCCGTACCCCCGCCGCCCGCTTTCCGTTGGGGGGATGTCGTGGGGGACCCCATGGCCTCCGCCGCCCTCTGCCAGCCATCTGGCCGCACCCCATTTAGGCAGCTCTTCTAGTGCCAATGGCTTAAG CGTTCCTTCCATTCCTGTGCAGCTGAACGGATCGACCAGCGTCAGCTCGGCCCTGGCAG GCATGGCCTCCATTTTGATGTCAGCGGTCGGACTCGGCGTGCACTTCACCACTACCGCCCCCCTCCCGCAGCCTCCTCCGCCGCTACCACCGCCGCATCAGCATCTGCCGCTGCCAGCGCAACAGCACCCGCAGCAATTCTCTCTCCCCCCTCTTCCTGTCCCCTTCCCCCCTGCCAGCAGGCCCAGCAAGCcccccagcagcagcagcagcagcagcagttcaGTTAGGAGAGCCAAGAGGCAGCACAGGAGAG CATCCGCTCAGAGAGCCGAGGAGGTGATCCGCCGCTACATGGAGGTGGTGCCCGGCGTACCAGATGAG GACTGCATCATCTGCATGGACCAACTGTCCAATCCGTCCGGCTACGAGACCCCGGCGCCGACCGAAGAAGGCGGGCAGAGCATCCCGCCGGACGCCGTGGGCAAGTTCATCAAGTGTGGACACACCCTGCACATGCTCTGCATGCTGGCCATGTACAACAACGGGACCAAG GACGGCAGCCTGCAGTGCCCCTCTTGTAAGACCATCTACGGCGAGAAGACGGGCACGCAGCCTTTAAAAGGCAAGATGGAAATTTACAGCATCGCTCAGGCGCTACCAGGACACCGGGACTGTGGCACCATTCAGATTATCTACAGCATCCCGCCTGGAATTCAG GGTCCGGAGCATCCCAACCCCGGACAACCGTTTACGTGTCGAGGATTCCCTCGGTTCTGCTTCCTGCCAGACAGCGACAAGGGCAGGAAG GTGCTGGAGCTGCTGAAGGTGGCATGGATGCGGCGCCTCATCTTCACCGTCGGCACGTCGAGCACGACGGGGGAGCCCGACACGGTGGTGTGGAACGGAATCCACCACAAGACCGAGATGATGTCCAACCTGTCGGGCCACGGCTACCCGGACCCCAACTACCTGGACAACGTTCTGTCTGAGCTGGCCTCTCAGGGCGTCACCGAGGACTGCCTGGGAAGCAGCAGTTAG
- the dtx2 gene encoding probable E3 ubiquitin-protein ligase DTX2 isoform X4 yields MLPSGKTRSVRRSLFAQSSGLGSGVYWEWANDEGAWTPYETRTSILLEHSYQARQGTADLGPHGYNYIVDLTSLTQVNKSSGFRRQVRRQCNLPYPLASFGPPAIPSGPAAVPSTGSACSCQQCLNHSGTGPMPSRTRHSFSSGSLNRPTLQGPGRAMAAHPTSVYSPYPRRPLSVGGMSWGTPWPPPPSASHLAAPHLGSSSSANGLSVPSIPVQLNGSTSVSSALAGMASILMSAVGLGVHFTTTAPLPQPPPPLPPPHQHLPLPAQQHPQQFSLPPLPVPFPPASRPSKPPSSSSSSSSSVRRAKRQHRRASAQRAEEVIRRYMEVVPGVPDEDCIICMDQLSNPSGYETPAPTEEGGQSIPPDAVGKFIKCGHTLHMLCMLAMYNNGTKDGSLQCPSCKTIYGEKTGTQPLKGKMEIYSIAQALPGHRDCGTIQIIYSIPPGIQGPEHPNPGQPFTCRGFPRFCFLPDSDKGRKVLELLKVAWMRRLIFTVGTSSTTGEPDTVVWNGIHHKTEMMSNLSGHGYPDPNYLDNVLSELASQGVTEDCLGSSS; encoded by the exons ATGCTGCCTTCAG GAAAAACCAGGTCAGTCCGACGCTCCCTGTTTGCACAGTCCTCAGGTCTGGGCAGTGGTGTCTATTGGGAATGGGCCAACGATGAAGGCGCGTGGACCCCCTACGAAACTCGCACCTCCATCCTCCTGGAGCACAGCTACCAGGCCCGACAAGGCACGGCCGACCTGGGCCCGCACGGCTACAACTACATCGTGGATCTCACCTCACTCACTCAAGTGAACAAGTCGTCGGGTTTCAGGCGGCAGGTGCGGAGGCAGTGCAACCTGCCCTACCCGCTGGCCTCCTTCGGACCCCCGGCCATCCCCTCTGGACCCGCGGCCGTCCCTTCGACCGGCTCCGCCTGCTCCTGCCAGCAGTGTCTGAACCACAGCGGCACAGGACCCATGCCCAGCCGTACACGGCATTCCTTCTCGTCGGGCAGCCTGAACCGACCCACACTTCAGGGACCCGGGAGGGCGATGGCCGCTCACCCGACTTCAGTGTACTCGCCGTACCCCCGCCGCCCGCTTTCCGTTGGGGGGATGTCGTGGGGGACCCCATGGCCTCCGCCGCCCTCTGCCAGCCATCTGGCCGCACCCCATTTAGGCAGCTCTTCTAGTGCCAATGGCTTAAG CGTTCCTTCCATTCCTGTGCAGCTGAACGGATCGACCAGCGTCAGCTCGGCCCTGGCAG GCATGGCCTCCATTTTGATGTCAGCGGTCGGACTCGGCGTGCACTTCACCACTACCGCCCCCCTCCCGCAGCCTCCTCCGCCGCTACCACCGCCGCATCAGCATCTGCCGCTGCCAGCGCAACAGCACCCGCAGCAATTCTCTCTCCCCCCTCTTCCTGTCCCCTTCCCCCCTGCCAGCAGGCCCAGCAAGCcccccagcagcagcagcagcagcagcagttcaGTTAGGAGAGCCAAGAGGCAGCACAGGAGAG CATCCGCTCAGAGAGCCGAGGAGGTGATCCGCCGCTACATGGAGGTGGTGCCCGGCGTACCAGATGAG GACTGCATCATCTGCATGGACCAACTGTCCAATCCGTCCGGCTACGAGACCCCGGCGCCGACCGAAGAAGGCGGGCAGAGCATCCCGCCGGACGCCGTGGGCAAGTTCATCAAGTGTGGACACACCCTGCACATGCTCTGCATGCTGGCCATGTACAACAACGGGACCAAG GACGGCAGCCTGCAGTGCCCCTCTTGTAAGACCATCTACGGCGAGAAGACGGGCACGCAGCCTTTAAAAGGCAAGATGGAAATTTACAGCATCGCTCAGGCGCTACCAGGACACCGGGACTGTGGCACCATTCAGATTATCTACAGCATCCCGCCTGGAATTCAG GGTCCGGAGCATCCCAACCCCGGACAACCGTTTACGTGTCGAGGATTCCCTCGGTTCTGCTTCCTGCCAGACAGCGACAAGGGCAGGAAG GTGCTGGAGCTGCTGAAGGTGGCATGGATGCGGCGCCTCATCTTCACCGTCGGCACGTCGAGCACGACGGGGGAGCCCGACACGGTGGTGTGGAACGGAATCCACCACAAGACCGAGATGATGTCCAACCTGTCGGGCCACGGCTACCCGGACCCCAACTACCTGGACAACGTTCTGTCTGAGCTGGCCTCTCAGGGCGTCACCGAGGACTGCCTGGGAAGCAGCAGTTAG
- the dtx2 gene encoding probable E3 ubiquitin-protein ligase DTX2 isoform X1: MAIVSGSCARVNGSRNGPSVSAVTPSGSVGQSQPMIAVWEWQDDQGHWRPYSGQVSAHIERCLSPRGHRGGAPGTSTISLGQSDPGLSPYLIDVPSLKQFRQDTGKTRSVRRSLFAQSSGLGSGVYWEWANDEGAWTPYETRTSILLEHSYQARQGTADLGPHGYNYIVDLTSLTQVNKSSGFRRQVRRQCNLPYPLASFGPPAIPSGPAAVPSTGSACSCQQCLNHSGTGPMPSRTRHSFSSGSLNRPTLQGPGRAMAAHPTSVYSPYPRRPLSVGGMSWGTPWPPPPSASHLAAPHLGSSSSANGLSVPSIPVQLNGSTSVSSALAGMASILMSAVGLGVHFTTTAPLPQPPPPLPPPHQHLPLPAQQHPQQFSLPPLPVPFPPASRPSKPPSSSSSSSSSVRRAKRQHRRASAQRAEEVIRRYMEVVPGVPDEDCIICMDQLSNPSGYETPAPTEEGGQSIPPDAVGKFIKCGHTLHMLCMLAMYNNGTKDGSLQCPSCKTIYGEKTGTQPLKGKMEIYSIAQALPGHRDCGTIQIIYSIPPGIQGPEHPNPGQPFTCRGFPRFCFLPDSDKGRKVLELLKVAWMRRLIFTVGTSSTTGEPDTVVWNGIHHKTEMMSNLSGHGYPDPNYLDNVLSELASQGVTEDCLGSSS; this comes from the exons ATGGCGATTGTGTCTGGCTCCTGTGCCCGGGTGAACGGCTCCAGGAACGGGCCCTCTGTCTCCGCAGTGACTCCGTCCGGCTCCGTTGGCCAGTCCCAGCCCATGATAGCCGTGTGGGAATGGCAGGACGACCAGGGCCACTGGCGGCCTTACAGCGGCCAAGTGAGCGCCCACATCGAGCGATGCCTATCGCCGCGGGGACACCGAGGCGGCGCGCCGGGCACCTCCACCATCTCCCTCGGACAGTCTGACCCCGGCCTGTCGCCATATCTTATTGACGTGCCGAGCTTGAAACAGTTCAGACAGGACACAG GAAAAACCAGGTCAGTCCGACGCTCCCTGTTTGCACAGTCCTCAGGTCTGGGCAGTGGTGTCTATTGGGAATGGGCCAACGATGAAGGCGCGTGGACCCCCTACGAAACTCGCACCTCCATCCTCCTGGAGCACAGCTACCAGGCCCGACAAGGCACGGCCGACCTGGGCCCGCACGGCTACAACTACATCGTGGATCTCACCTCACTCACTCAAGTGAACAAGTCGTCGGGTTTCAGGCGGCAGGTGCGGAGGCAGTGCAACCTGCCCTACCCGCTGGCCTCCTTCGGACCCCCGGCCATCCCCTCTGGACCCGCGGCCGTCCCTTCGACCGGCTCCGCCTGCTCCTGCCAGCAGTGTCTGAACCACAGCGGCACAGGACCCATGCCCAGCCGTACACGGCATTCCTTCTCGTCGGGCAGCCTGAACCGACCCACACTTCAGGGACCCGGGAGGGCGATGGCCGCTCACCCGACTTCAGTGTACTCGCCGTACCCCCGCCGCCCGCTTTCCGTTGGGGGGATGTCGTGGGGGACCCCATGGCCTCCGCCGCCCTCTGCCAGCCATCTGGCCGCACCCCATTTAGGCAGCTCTTCTAGTGCCAATGGCTTAAG CGTTCCTTCCATTCCTGTGCAGCTGAACGGATCGACCAGCGTCAGCTCGGCCCTGGCAG GCATGGCCTCCATTTTGATGTCAGCGGTCGGACTCGGCGTGCACTTCACCACTACCGCCCCCCTCCCGCAGCCTCCTCCGCCGCTACCACCGCCGCATCAGCATCTGCCGCTGCCAGCGCAACAGCACCCGCAGCAATTCTCTCTCCCCCCTCTTCCTGTCCCCTTCCCCCCTGCCAGCAGGCCCAGCAAGCcccccagcagcagcagcagcagcagcagttcaGTTAGGAGAGCCAAGAGGCAGCACAGGAGAG CATCCGCTCAGAGAGCCGAGGAGGTGATCCGCCGCTACATGGAGGTGGTGCCCGGCGTACCAGATGAG GACTGCATCATCTGCATGGACCAACTGTCCAATCCGTCCGGCTACGAGACCCCGGCGCCGACCGAAGAAGGCGGGCAGAGCATCCCGCCGGACGCCGTGGGCAAGTTCATCAAGTGTGGACACACCCTGCACATGCTCTGCATGCTGGCCATGTACAACAACGGGACCAAG GACGGCAGCCTGCAGTGCCCCTCTTGTAAGACCATCTACGGCGAGAAGACGGGCACGCAGCCTTTAAAAGGCAAGATGGAAATTTACAGCATCGCTCAGGCGCTACCAGGACACCGGGACTGTGGCACCATTCAGATTATCTACAGCATCCCGCCTGGAATTCAG GGTCCGGAGCATCCCAACCCCGGACAACCGTTTACGTGTCGAGGATTCCCTCGGTTCTGCTTCCTGCCAGACAGCGACAAGGGCAGGAAG GTGCTGGAGCTGCTGAAGGTGGCATGGATGCGGCGCCTCATCTTCACCGTCGGCACGTCGAGCACGACGGGGGAGCCCGACACGGTGGTGTGGAACGGAATCCACCACAAGACCGAGATGATGTCCAACCTGTCGGGCCACGGCTACCCGGACCCCAACTACCTGGACAACGTTCTGTCTGAGCTGGCCTCTCAGGGCGTCACCGAGGACTGCCTGGGAAGCAGCAGTTAG
- the dtx2 gene encoding probable E3 ubiquitin-protein ligase DTX2 isoform X3, producing MAIVSGSCARVNGSRNGPSVSAVTPSGSVGQSQPMIAVWEWQDDQGHWRPYSGQVSAHIERCLSPRGHRGGAPGTSTISLGQSDPGLSPYLIDVPSLKQFRQDTGKTRSVRRSLFAQSSGLGSGVYWEWANDEGAWTPYETRTSILLEHSYQARQGTADLGPHGYNYIVDLTSLTQVNKSSGFRRQVRRQCNLPYPLASFGPPAIPSGPAAVPSTGSACSCQQCLNHSGTGPMPSRTRHSFSSGSLNRPTLQGPGRAMAAHPTSVYSPYPRRPLSVGGMSWGTPWPPPPSASHLAAPHLGSSSSANGLSVPSIPVQLNGSTSVSSALAASAQRAEEVIRRYMEVVPGVPDEDCIICMDQLSNPSGYETPAPTEEGGQSIPPDAVGKFIKCGHTLHMLCMLAMYNNGTKDGSLQCPSCKTIYGEKTGTQPLKGKMEIYSIAQALPGHRDCGTIQIIYSIPPGIQGPEHPNPGQPFTCRGFPRFCFLPDSDKGRKVLELLKVAWMRRLIFTVGTSSTTGEPDTVVWNGIHHKTEMMSNLSGHGYPDPNYLDNVLSELASQGVTEDCLGSSS from the exons ATGGCGATTGTGTCTGGCTCCTGTGCCCGGGTGAACGGCTCCAGGAACGGGCCCTCTGTCTCCGCAGTGACTCCGTCCGGCTCCGTTGGCCAGTCCCAGCCCATGATAGCCGTGTGGGAATGGCAGGACGACCAGGGCCACTGGCGGCCTTACAGCGGCCAAGTGAGCGCCCACATCGAGCGATGCCTATCGCCGCGGGGACACCGAGGCGGCGCGCCGGGCACCTCCACCATCTCCCTCGGACAGTCTGACCCCGGCCTGTCGCCATATCTTATTGACGTGCCGAGCTTGAAACAGTTCAGACAGGACACAG GAAAAACCAGGTCAGTCCGACGCTCCCTGTTTGCACAGTCCTCAGGTCTGGGCAGTGGTGTCTATTGGGAATGGGCCAACGATGAAGGCGCGTGGACCCCCTACGAAACTCGCACCTCCATCCTCCTGGAGCACAGCTACCAGGCCCGACAAGGCACGGCCGACCTGGGCCCGCACGGCTACAACTACATCGTGGATCTCACCTCACTCACTCAAGTGAACAAGTCGTCGGGTTTCAGGCGGCAGGTGCGGAGGCAGTGCAACCTGCCCTACCCGCTGGCCTCCTTCGGACCCCCGGCCATCCCCTCTGGACCCGCGGCCGTCCCTTCGACCGGCTCCGCCTGCTCCTGCCAGCAGTGTCTGAACCACAGCGGCACAGGACCCATGCCCAGCCGTACACGGCATTCCTTCTCGTCGGGCAGCCTGAACCGACCCACACTTCAGGGACCCGGGAGGGCGATGGCCGCTCACCCGACTTCAGTGTACTCGCCGTACCCCCGCCGCCCGCTTTCCGTTGGGGGGATGTCGTGGGGGACCCCATGGCCTCCGCCGCCCTCTGCCAGCCATCTGGCCGCACCCCATTTAGGCAGCTCTTCTAGTGCCAATGGCTTAAG CGTTCCTTCCATTCCTGTGCAGCTGAACGGATCGACCAGCGTCAGCTCGGCCCTGGCAG CATCCGCTCAGAGAGCCGAGGAGGTGATCCGCCGCTACATGGAGGTGGTGCCCGGCGTACCAGATGAG GACTGCATCATCTGCATGGACCAACTGTCCAATCCGTCCGGCTACGAGACCCCGGCGCCGACCGAAGAAGGCGGGCAGAGCATCCCGCCGGACGCCGTGGGCAAGTTCATCAAGTGTGGACACACCCTGCACATGCTCTGCATGCTGGCCATGTACAACAACGGGACCAAG GACGGCAGCCTGCAGTGCCCCTCTTGTAAGACCATCTACGGCGAGAAGACGGGCACGCAGCCTTTAAAAGGCAAGATGGAAATTTACAGCATCGCTCAGGCGCTACCAGGACACCGGGACTGTGGCACCATTCAGATTATCTACAGCATCCCGCCTGGAATTCAG GGTCCGGAGCATCCCAACCCCGGACAACCGTTTACGTGTCGAGGATTCCCTCGGTTCTGCTTCCTGCCAGACAGCGACAAGGGCAGGAAG GTGCTGGAGCTGCTGAAGGTGGCATGGATGCGGCGCCTCATCTTCACCGTCGGCACGTCGAGCACGACGGGGGAGCCCGACACGGTGGTGTGGAACGGAATCCACCACAAGACCGAGATGATGTCCAACCTGTCGGGCCACGGCTACCCGGACCCCAACTACCTGGACAACGTTCTGTCTGAGCTGGCCTCTCAGGGCGTCACCGAGGACTGCCTGGGAAGCAGCAGTTAG